The Candidatus Zixiibacteriota bacterium DNA segment CCGGGGGAGTCAATTTTACGATCGACGGCGACTTCGTAACCCTGAAGCGCAGACAACTCGACACAATTATGGTGCGGGCCGCGGTCGAGAGCGGGGCGGCGTTCGGCTATGGTCATATTGATAATCTGAAGGTGGAAAGTGACGGGAGCGTGCTGCTGTTTGTGCGCGGATCCACGGCTGGATTAAAGGCGCGCTATGTTGTCGTTGCGACCGGATCACATATAGGGCTTGCCCGCCGGATCGGGGGTGTGGTTAGCAACAAGCCCAGCGCCATAGCCATGCGGTGTTATGTCAAATCCAAAGTGAAGATAAATCACCTTCTGCTGTGTTACGAGCGACATTTGCTGCCGGGATACGGCTGGATTGTGCCGCTCGGAAATGATGAGTACAACCTCGGGTGCGGCTACTTCTTGAACAATAACAAACACGTGGATTTGAATAAATGTTTTGAGTCCTTTACGACAACATTCCCGGCGGCAAAGAAGATTATGAGTGATTCGAAAATAGTCTCGCCTTCGAGGAGTGCCGCCCTTCGCTGTGACCTTCAAAACGCCCGTCCGATAATCAATAAACGCGTTCTTATGGTGGGCGAAGTTATTGGAGCGACGTTTCCTCTGACCGGAGAGGGGATAGGGCAGGCGATGACATGCGGCGAGCTGGCGGCCGGCGCAATCGACAGGGCGCTATCTACCGGTGATAATACTGCCCTTGAGGAATATAAGGCGAGGGTTGACTCGGAATTAAAGCCCCGGCATGAGGGTTACGAATATGCCCAGAAGTGGGCCTCCAGAAAGTGGTTGAACGATTTTGTGGCCTGGCGCGTCAAACGGAGTCCCTTTCTCCTCCAGGTATGTACCGAGTTTATCACGCACAGTGATAATCCTCGTCGGCTGTATTCGGTGTCCGCTCTTCTCAAGTCATTCTGGCGATAGTTCCGTGGCGGCAAATCCAAAGACGTCCTCCGATAAGAAATGTATGGGGCTCCGGCATGGTGGCACAAAATCGAATCTACTTGTTAGAAAACACAAATCTGATTATTCTGTAAACCTCAGAGGATTCTCTTTGTTATTAGGGTATCAGCGCGATCACAGAAAAGTCCGTTGATGCAAAACCGTGAAAACCGTGTGGATCAGAGTGAAAGGTGAATAGATGGAAGACCTGTATCGAAGAATACTTGAGAAAATTGGCGAAGATGTTAACAGGGAGGGACTTCGAGACACTCCTCGCCGGGCGGCAAAGGCCATGGAGTTTCTCACCCAGGGGTATCGCGAAGATCTCGACAAGTTGGTCAACAACGCCCTGTTCGAATCCGATACCAGCGAGATCGTGCTGGTGAAAAACATCGAACTGTATTCAATATGCGAACATCACCTCTTGCCCTTCATAGGCAAATGTCACGCGGCTTATATACCCAACGGCAAAGTTATCGGAGTTTCGAAAGTGGCGCGTATTGTGGATGTGTTCGCAAGGCGCCTTCAAATCCAGGAAAAACTGACCAAGCAGATAGCCGAAACGATTGAGAAATATACCAACGCTGTCGGTGTTGCCGTGGTCATTGAGGCTCAGCACCTGTGCATGATGATGCGCGGGGTCGAAAAACAGAATTCGGTAATGACGACATCATGTGTGCTTGGCGAGTTCCATGAAGATCCGTCAACGCGAGCGGAATTTTTCAGCCTGATAAAACCATGTATCTTTTCATAAGCAAGCGTTTCGAGTTTTCCAGTTCGCATCGTCTGTTCGTCAGGAACTGGAGCGACGATAAGAACCTGGAGTATTTTGGCAGGGAGTCTGCCGGCCTTTGGGGGCATGGACACAATTTCGAGGCTTTCTTTGTGTTTAACGGTCCCGTCGATACATCCAATGGCATGATGATTAACGTTACCAGCATCAAGGACAAGGTTAAGCCGCTCATCGACGGCAAGTATGATCACAAATATCTCAATACCGACACTCCTCTCTTCGGAGATGTCGTGCCGACTCCCGAAAACGTGGCGAAAGGTCTTTTAACCGATGTGCGACCGCTGTTTGCGGATATGTCCGCCAGGCCCACCGCATGTCATTTGATCGAGTCACCGCAGAGTGAGGCTACAGCCTACGCTGATGGAAGGGTTGAGCGTCATCTATGGACAGACTTCTCGGCCGCCAGACAGACTTACTCGCCACACCTGTCCCAGGTTGAAAACAAGGATTTGTTCGGAAAGGCATCATCGGCTTTCGGCCACGGTCATCATTACCGGCTGCGTGTTACACTCGGGGGGGCTGTCGACGGGGACTCCGGCATGATTTTCCCGGAGGCTGAGGGACGACGGATCCTCGATGACCTGCGTGGGAGATTCGATCATCGCAATCTCAATGTCGACGTACCCGAATTGAGTGGTTCTCCGGTGACTACCGAAATACTTGCGCGCCATTTTTTGAAACATCTCAGCCAGAAGATGCCGGTGGGGAGGGTGAGGCTGTTTGAGCA contains these protein-coding regions:
- a CDS encoding geranylgeranyl reductase family protein, with amino-acid sequence MPWQLSLSDIPVRSWDVVVIGAGPAGSVAAFQLARKGHRVLVVDMARFPREKVCGDCMITDVAGILRRMGLYDMIRAVGSVLDGITIFSPGGVNFTIDGDFVTLKRRQLDTIMVRAAVESGAAFGYGHIDNLKVESDGSVLLFVRGSTAGLKARYVVVATGSHIGLARRIGGVVSNKPSAIAMRCYVKSKVKINHLLLCYERHLLPGYGWIVPLGNDEYNLGCGYFLNNNKHVDLNKCFESFTTTFPAAKKIMSDSKIVSPSRSAALRCDLQNARPIINKRVLMVGEVIGATFPLTGEGIGQAMTCGELAAGAIDRALSTGDNTALEEYKARVDSELKPRHEGYEYAQKWASRKWLNDFVAWRVKRSPFLLQVCTEFITHSDNPRRLYSVSALLKSFWR
- the folE gene encoding GTP cyclohydrolase I FolE, giving the protein MEDLYRRILEKIGEDVNREGLRDTPRRAAKAMEFLTQGYREDLDKLVNNALFESDTSEIVLVKNIELYSICEHHLLPFIGKCHAAYIPNGKVIGVSKVARIVDVFARRLQIQEKLTKQIAETIEKYTNAVGVAVVIEAQHLCMMMRGVEKQNSVMTTSCVLGEFHEDPSTRAEFFSLIKPCIFS
- a CDS encoding 6-carboxytetrahydropterin synthase — protein: MYLFISKRFEFSSSHRLFVRNWSDDKNLEYFGRESAGLWGHGHNFEAFFVFNGPVDTSNGMMINVTSIKDKVKPLIDGKYDHKYLNTDTPLFGDVVPTPENVAKGLLTDVRPLFADMSARPTACHLIESPQSEATAYADGRVERHLWTDFSAARQTYSPHLSQVENKDLFGKASSAFGHGHHYRLRVTLGGAVDGDSGMIFPEAEGRRILDDLRGRFDHRNLNVDVPELSGSPVTTEILARHFLKHLSQKMPVGRVRLFEHDHFFVEFSGRDGCLMGVSTQFHAAHRLHSSELSDDDNLSVYGKCNNRYGHGHLYKVEASIGGELNKRTGTMFRLADLEKAVFETVDEWNYKHLDLEIEEFKNRVTTGENIINVLWPRLNAKLGERLVRLRLWETPNNRFTLRRSVTGGYR